The following are from one region of the Elgaria multicarinata webbii isolate HBS135686 ecotype San Diego chromosome 13, rElgMul1.1.pri, whole genome shotgun sequence genome:
- the NCDN gene encoding neurochondrin, whose translation MASNSGIVSDDGESSKNSTLERCLNVFRDASNDSEQFAALLLVTKAVKAGEINSKTRRRIFDAVGFTFPNRLLTSKDPPEGCPQQTFKALGLTLLACFCTDPDLARHPQILNKIPVFNDVILTCKPGDASFSSMIDDAYQCLRAILATPKGARELVNRGALSALCLAYISHNHGYDQALQLLVGLMTSVEAKCWQRATADLMGVLNLLSTEFQKAEDVTKFQLCEVLPRFVPSLLPAGSECFQPLYRGLSNILTSKLSPSQRDPALKLAACLSQACGSRWIPAGSSGSKFFALLANLACVEVRLTLEEPDLTAVDKKQELMAACYVLMELAIMECTREKGSLLQDAQKVQLVGILGEAFRAVIHYLRQVGRKKLEDPFIFASVRILGAWLAEETSSLKQEICDLLPFLIYYAKMQFEEERRGRSGLQHEVEQAGQGSVQEPIWRGDALRFLLPGLSHLTAEDRPREILISEGAPVLLCQYFLYRWETFVSNTESLSTSKTVEASLQTSCEIFLNLVVTAPDLISREDCFAALMDVVLRSLPSLLPQRDHLILTANVATLGLMMARKLFAYPGLQGTPESEGFFVAAIRFLADAHAAQADPEGVMMTLSASPAYKVAWPAIRELWFLGMQAFASCVPLFLWLPQDVLRSGWLQELLSSLGRVAPASVDLEVIRAFQGILVELARASQPCLEMIQQHRGLELANLYGMAALEQCLSEQ comes from the exons ATGGCCTCAAATTCAGGAATCGTCTCTGATGATGGCGAGAGCAGCAAGAATTCAACACTGGAGAGGTGCCTGAATGTGTTTAGAGATGCAAGTAATGACAGTGAACAGTTTGCTGCTCTGCTTCTG GTGACCAAAGCAGTAAAAGCTGGAGAAATCAACTCCAAAACCCGCCGGAGGATCTTTGACGCTGTTGGCTTCACATTCCCAAACCGGCTCCTCACTTCCAAGGATCCCCCTGAGGGATGCCCACAGCAAACATTCAAAGCCCTTGGCCTCACCCTGCTGGCCTGTTTCTGCACTGATCCAGATTTAGCCAGGCATCCTCAGATCCTTAACAAAATCCCAGTGTTCAATGATGTGATTTTAACTTGCAAGCCCGGAGATGCTTCCTTTAGCTCCATGATTGATGATGCTTATCAATGCCTCAGAGCTATCCTGGCCACTCCCAAGGGTGCCAGAGAGCTGGTGAACAGGGGAGCTCTCTCAGCACTGTGCTTGGCCTATATAAGTCACAACCATGGCTATGATCAGGCCCTCCAGCTGCTGGTGGGGCTTATGACATCAGTGGAAGCAAAGTGCTGGCAGAGAGCCACTGCTGACCTGATGGGTGTGCTTAACCTACTCAGTACAGAATTCCAGAAGGCTGAAGATGTGACCAAATTCCAGCTGTGTGAAGTGCTGCCCCGCTTTGTGCCTTCCCTTCTCCCAGCCGGCTCAGAATGCTTCCAGCCCCTCTACCGAGGCCTCTCTAACATCCTGACCAGCAAGCTGAGCCCTTCCCAGCGGGATCCTGCCTTGAAACTGGCAGCCTGCCTGTCCCAAGCCTGTGGCTCGAGGTGGATCCCAGCAGGGAGCTCTGGCAGCAAGTTCTTTGCCTTGCTGGCCAACCTAGCCTGTGTGGAAGTCCGCCTGACCCTGGAGGAGCCGGACCTGACAGCGGTGGACAAGAAGCAGGAGTTGATGGCCGCTTGCTACGTCCTGATGGAGCTTGCGATTATGGAATGCACAAGGGAGAAGGGTTCTTTGCTGCAGGATGCCCAGAAAGTACAGCTAGTGGGCATCCTGGGGGAGGCCTTCAGGGCTGTTATTCACTACCTGAGACAG GTAGGGCGGAAGAAGCTGGAGGATCCTTTCATTTTTGCCTCCGTTCGCATCCTTGGGGCCTGGCTGGCTGAAGAGACCTCTTCCCTCAAGCAGGAGATCTGTGACCTTCTACCTTTCCTCATATATTATGCCAAGATGCAGTttgaagaggagaggagaggcagaAGTGGATTGCAGCATGAGGTGGAGCAGGCTGGGCAAGGCAGCGTCCAGGAGCCTATTTGGCGAGGGGATGCTCTGAG GTTCCTGTTACCTGGCTTAAGCCACCTGACTGCAGAGGATCGGCCCCGTGAGATTCTCATTTCAGAGGGAGCCCCAGTTCTCCTGTGCCAATATTTCTTGTACCGCTGGGAGACATTTGTTTCAAACACTGAATCCCTGTCTACATCAAAAACTGTAGAAGCCAGTCTTCAAACTTCCTGTGAGATTTTCCTGAATTTGGTTGTCACTGCTCCAGATTTAATCAG CCGAGAAGATTGTTTTGCAGCCTTGATGGACGTGGTGCTGAGGtctcttccttctctgctgccacagAGGGACCATCTCATCCTGACAGCCAATGTGGCAACTCTGGGGCTCATGATGGCCAGGAAACTCTTCGCCTACCCAG GTCTCCAAGGCACTCCAGAATCCGAGGGCTTCTTTGTCGCCGCCATCCGTTTCCTGGCAGACGCGCACGCCGCCCAAGCTGATCCCGAGGGGGTGATGATGACCTTGAGTGCTTCCCCAGCCTACAAGGTAGCCTGGCCAGCCATTCGCGAGTTGTGGTTTCTGGGTATGCAGGCCTTCGCTAGCTGCGTGCCCCTCTTCCTGTGGCTGCCCCAGGACGTCCTGCGCTCCGGCTGGCTTCAGGAGCTGCTGTCGTCGCTGGGCCGTGTGGCCCCGGCCTCCGTGGACTTGGAAGTGATCAGAGCTTTCCAAGGCATCTTGGTGGAGCTGGCCAGAGCTAGTCAGCCCTGCTTGGAGATGATCCAGCAGCACCGGGGTTTGGAGCTGGCCAATCTGTATGGCATGGCAGCCTTGGAGCAATGTCTCTCTGAGCAGTGA